A genomic region of Pongo pygmaeus isolate AG05252 chromosome 7, NHGRI_mPonPyg2-v2.0_pri, whole genome shotgun sequence contains the following coding sequences:
- the STMN4 gene encoding stathmin-4 isoform X4 has translation MTLAAYKEKMKELPLVSLFCSCFLADPLNKSSYKYEADTVDLNWCVISDMEVIELNKCTSGQSFEVILKPPSFDGVPEFNASLPRRRDPSLEEIQKKLEAAEERRKYQEAELLKHLAEKREHEREVIQKAIEENNNFIKMAKEKLAQKMESNKENREAHLAAMLERLQEKDKHAEEVRKNKELKEEASR, from the exons ATGACCCTTGCTG CCTACAAAGAGAAGATGAAGGAGCTCCCGCTGGTGTCCTTGTTCTGCTCCTGCTTCCTGGCGGATCCCCTGAATAAGTCGTCCTACAAATATGAAG CAGACACGGTGGACCTGAATTGGTGCGTCATTTCCGACATGGAAGTCATTGAGCTGAACAAATGCACCTCGGGCCAGTCCTTTGAAGTCATCCTGAAGCCACCCTCCTTTGATGGCGTGCCCGAGTTCAACGCCTCCCTGCCCAGGCGGCGAGACCCATCCCTGGAAGAGATCCAGAAGAAACTAGAAGCGGCTGAGGAGCGAAGGAAG TACCAGGAAGCGGAGCTCCTGAAACACCTAGCAGAGAAACGGGAACATGAGAGAGAGGTGATCCAAAAAGCCATTGAGGAAAACAACAACTTCATCAAGATGGCTAAGGAAAAACTGGCCCAGAAGATGGAATCCAACAAGGAGAACAGGGAGGCCCACCTCGCCGCCATGTTGGAACGGCTGCAAGAGAAG gaCAAGCACGCCGAGGAGGTACGGAAAAACAAGGAGCTGAAGGAAGAGGCCTCCAGGTAA
- the STMN4 gene encoding stathmin-4 isoform X1 encodes MTLAAYKEKMKELPLVSLFCSCFLADPLNKSSYKYEGWCGRQCRRKDESQRKDSADWRERRAQADTVDLNWCVISDMEVIELNKCTSGQSFEVILKPPSFDGVPEFNASLPRRRDPSLEEIQKKLEAAEERRKYQEAELLKHLAEKREHEREVIQKAIEENNNFIKMAKEKLAQKMESNKENREAHLAAMLERLQEKDKHAEEVRKNKELKEEASR; translated from the exons ATGACCCTTGCTG CCTACAAAGAGAAGATGAAGGAGCTCCCGCTGGTGTCCTTGTTCTGCTCCTGCTTCCTGGCGGATCCCCTGAATAAGTCGTCCTACAAATATGAAG GCTGGTGTGGGAGACAGTGTAGGAGGAAGGATGAAAGCCAGCGGAAAGACAGTGCTGACTGGAGAGAAAGAAGAGCGCAGG CAGACACGGTGGACCTGAATTGGTGCGTCATTTCCGACATGGAAGTCATTGAGCTGAACAAATGCACCTCGGGCCAGTCCTTTGAAGTCATCCTGAAGCCACCCTCCTTTGATGGCGTGCCCGAGTTCAACGCCTCCCTGCCCAGGCGGCGAGACCCATCCCTGGAAGAGATCCAGAAGAAACTAGAAGCGGCTGAGGAGCGAAGGAAG TACCAGGAAGCGGAGCTCCTGAAACACCTAGCAGAGAAACGGGAACATGAGAGAGAGGTGATCCAAAAAGCCATTGAGGAAAACAACAACTTCATCAAGATGGCTAAGGAAAAACTGGCCCAGAAGATGGAATCCAACAAGGAGAACAGGGAGGCCCACCTCGCCGCCATGTTGGAACGGCTGCAAGAGAAG gaCAAGCACGCCGAGGAGGTACGGAAAAACAAGGAGCTGAAGGAAGAGGCCTCCAGGTAA
- the STMN4 gene encoding stathmin-4 isoform X3 — protein MHPANRDWGVCKGWCGRQCRRKDESQRKDSADWRERRAQADTVDLNWCVISDMEVIELNKCTSGQSFEVILKPPSFDGVPEFNASLPRRRDPSLEEIQKKLEAAEERRKYQEAELLKHLAEKREHEREVIQKAIEENNNFIKMAKEKLAQKMESNKENREAHLAAMLERLQEKDKHAEEVRKNKELKEEASR, from the exons ATGCATCCAGCAAATCGAGACTGGGGGGTATGCAAAG GCTGGTGTGGGAGACAGTGTAGGAGGAAGGATGAAAGCCAGCGGAAAGACAGTGCTGACTGGAGAGAAAGAAGAGCGCAGG CAGACACGGTGGACCTGAATTGGTGCGTCATTTCCGACATGGAAGTCATTGAGCTGAACAAATGCACCTCGGGCCAGTCCTTTGAAGTCATCCTGAAGCCACCCTCCTTTGATGGCGTGCCCGAGTTCAACGCCTCCCTGCCCAGGCGGCGAGACCCATCCCTGGAAGAGATCCAGAAGAAACTAGAAGCGGCTGAGGAGCGAAGGAAG TACCAGGAAGCGGAGCTCCTGAAACACCTAGCAGAGAAACGGGAACATGAGAGAGAGGTGATCCAAAAAGCCATTGAGGAAAACAACAACTTCATCAAGATGGCTAAGGAAAAACTGGCCCAGAAGATGGAATCCAACAAGGAGAACAGGGAGGCCCACCTCGCCGCCATGTTGGAACGGCTGCAAGAGAAG gaCAAGCACGCCGAGGAGGTACGGAAAAACAAGGAGCTGAAGGAAGAGGCCTCCAGGTAA
- the STMN4 gene encoding stathmin-4 isoform X5, with the protein MTLAAYKEKMKELPLVSLFCSCFLADPLNKSSYKYEADTVDLNWCVISDMEVIELNKCTSGQSFEVILKPPSFDGVPEFNASLPRRRDPSLEEIQKKLEAAEERRKYQEAELLKHLAEKREHEREVIQKAIEENNNFIKMAKEKLAQKMESNKENREAHLAAMLERLQEKEPPAAR; encoded by the exons ATGACCCTTGCTG CCTACAAAGAGAAGATGAAGGAGCTCCCGCTGGTGTCCTTGTTCTGCTCCTGCTTCCTGGCGGATCCCCTGAATAAGTCGTCCTACAAATATGAAG CAGACACGGTGGACCTGAATTGGTGCGTCATTTCCGACATGGAAGTCATTGAGCTGAACAAATGCACCTCGGGCCAGTCCTTTGAAGTCATCCTGAAGCCACCCTCCTTTGATGGCGTGCCCGAGTTCAACGCCTCCCTGCCCAGGCGGCGAGACCCATCCCTGGAAGAGATCCAGAAGAAACTAGAAGCGGCTGAGGAGCGAAGGAAG TACCAGGAAGCGGAGCTCCTGAAACACCTAGCAGAGAAACGGGAACATGAGAGAGAGGTGATCCAAAAAGCCATTGAGGAAAACAACAACTTCATCAAGATGGCTAAGGAAAAACTGGCCCAGAAGATGGAATCCAACAAGGAGAACAGGGAGGCCCACCTCGCCGCCATGTTGGAACGGCTGCAAGAGAAG GAACCGCCTGCTGCGCGGTGA
- the STMN4 gene encoding stathmin-4 isoform X2, producing the protein MTLAAYKEKMKELPLVSLFCSCFLADPLNKSSYKYEGWCGRQCRRKDESQRKDSADWRERRAQADTVDLNWCVISDMEVIELNKCTSGQSFEVILKPPSFDGVPEFNASLPRRRDPSLEEIQKKLEAAEERRKYQEAELLKHLAEKREHEREVIQKAIEENNNFIKMAKEKLAQKMESNKENREAHLAAMLERLQEKEPPAAR; encoded by the exons ATGACCCTTGCTG CCTACAAAGAGAAGATGAAGGAGCTCCCGCTGGTGTCCTTGTTCTGCTCCTGCTTCCTGGCGGATCCCCTGAATAAGTCGTCCTACAAATATGAAG GCTGGTGTGGGAGACAGTGTAGGAGGAAGGATGAAAGCCAGCGGAAAGACAGTGCTGACTGGAGAGAAAGAAGAGCGCAGG CAGACACGGTGGACCTGAATTGGTGCGTCATTTCCGACATGGAAGTCATTGAGCTGAACAAATGCACCTCGGGCCAGTCCTTTGAAGTCATCCTGAAGCCACCCTCCTTTGATGGCGTGCCCGAGTTCAACGCCTCCCTGCCCAGGCGGCGAGACCCATCCCTGGAAGAGATCCAGAAGAAACTAGAAGCGGCTGAGGAGCGAAGGAAG TACCAGGAAGCGGAGCTCCTGAAACACCTAGCAGAGAAACGGGAACATGAGAGAGAGGTGATCCAAAAAGCCATTGAGGAAAACAACAACTTCATCAAGATGGCTAAGGAAAAACTGGCCCAGAAGATGGAATCCAACAAGGAGAACAGGGAGGCCCACCTCGCCGCCATGTTGGAACGGCTGCAAGAGAAG GAACCGCCTGCTGCGCGGTGA